One window of Nymphaea colorata isolate Beijing-Zhang1983 chromosome 11, ASM883128v2, whole genome shotgun sequence genomic DNA carries:
- the LOC116264625 gene encoding early nodulin-55-2 — protein MSPMATASLVLYFLLFCLLPIPLSSAETYIVGGSTGWTTGVANYSAWAASHTLHVGNTLVFRYELQRHNVYIFHHKSAFQTCNFTHATMLDRGDTGYFKWTATRPGIFYFSCNGPIEKGGSTTHCQRGQKIAVLVYGKPHEGFHGVAPALSPSYAPSPKDQRLKIPKRAGSLARSPSKSPRASTWAAPGSSPSPSPVPMPPVLPDFSKGIPFISSNPALPLPKGETDAATIRPLPTSGGEGQAVGWREIQILLLGLLLYSVTVLHV, from the exons ATGTCTCCCATGGCTACTGCCTCGCTGGTTCTTTATTTCTTGTTATTCTGTCTTCTTCCAATTCCCCTTTCCTCTGCAGAAACTTACATTGTTGGAGGAAGCACAGGATGGACAACTGGAGTGGCTAACTACTCTGCCTGGGCAGCTTCACATACTCTACATGTTGGCAACACCcttg TCTTCAGGTACGAGCTCCAAAGACACAACGTCTACATTTTCCACCATAAAAGCGCTTTTCAGACTTGCAACTTCACGCATGCGACGATGCTGGACCGAGGAGACACTGGTTACTTTAAG TGGACTGCTACTCGGCCGGGCATTTTCTACTTCTCTTGCAACGGCCCCATAGAGAAAGGCGGCAGCACCACTCATTGCCAACGAGGACAGAAGATTGCTGTGCTGGTCTACGGAAAGCCTCATGAAGGATTTCACGGTGTAGCGCCGGCACTGTCTCCATCTTACGCTCCGTCGCCAAAGGATCAAAGACTGAAGATACCTAAGCGTGCCGGTTCGCTGGCCAGATCACCGAGTAAATCCCCAAGAGCTTCCACTTGGGCTGCGCCGGGGAGCAGCCCCTCGCCGTCTCCGGTGCCAATGCCCCCGGTCCTGCCGGACTTCAGCAAGGGAATCCCTTTTATCAGTAGTAATCCAGCATTGCCTTTACCAAAAGGGGAGACGGATGCTGCCACAATTCGACCATTGCCTACATCCGGCGGAGAAGGGCAG GCGGTGGGCTGGCGGGAAATTCAAATCCTACTCTTGGGGCTTCTCCTTTACAGTGTCACGGTCTTACATGTTTGA